The window GCTGCGCTTCGGCCGCCCCGATCACCCCAAGATGAAGCACCTCGTGCAGGGCGTCGTCGCGGGCATCGGCGGCTACGGCAACTGCGTGGGCGTGCCCACCGTTGGCGGCGAGACCAACTTCCACAAGGCCTATGACGGCAACATCCTCGTCAACGCGATGACCGTGGGCGTGGCCGAGACCGACAAGATCTTCTACTCGGCCGCCACGGGCCTCGGCAATCCGATCGTCTACGTCGGCTCGAAGACCGGGCGTGACGGCATCCACGGCGCCACCATGGCCTCGGCCGACTTCGGCGACGACATCGACCAGAAGCGCCCGACCGTGCAGGTCGGCGATCCCTTCGTCGAAAAGCTGCTGATCGAGGCCTGCCTCGAACTGATGGCGACCGACGCCATCGTCGCCATTCAGGACATGGGCGCAGCGGGCCTCACCTCCTCGTCGGTCGAAATGGCCAGCAAGGGCGGTGCGGGCATTCGCCTCAACATGAACGCCGTCCCCTGCCGCGAAGAGGGCATGACGCCCTACGAGATGATGCTGAGCGAAAGCCAGGAGCGCATGCTCATGGTGCTCAAGCCCGGCAAGGAGGCGATGGCGCAGGCGATCTTCTCCAAGTGGGAACTCGATTTCGCGGTCATCGGCGAAGTGACCGACACCGGCCACATGGTCCTCGAATTCGACGGCGAAGTGGTCTGCGACATTCCGCTCGGCCCGCTGGCCGACGACGCGCCGGAATACGAGCGCCCCTATATCAGCCGTGAGGAATACAAGGTCTGGGCGCAGGTTCCGGCTCTGGGCGAAATCCCCGAGACTACCGATGTCGCTGCCGATCTCCTGACGCTGATCGGCTCCGCCGACCTCGCCTCGCGCCGCTGGATCTTCGAGCAGTACGACAGCCAGGTCGGTGCCGACACCATGCAGAAGTCGGGCGGCGACGCCGCCGTCGTGCGTATTCACGGCACCCAGAAGGCGCTGGCGATCAGCACCGACTGTTCGCCGCGCTACTGCTATGCCGATCCCTACGAAGGTGGCAAGCAGGCAGTGGCCGAGACCTATCGCAACATCTGCGCGGTGGGTGGCCTGCCGATGGCCATCACCAACTGCCTGAACTTCGCCAACCCGCAGCGCCCCGAGATCATGGCCCAGATCGTCGGCTGCCTTGGCGGCATGGCCGAGGCCTGCCGCGCGCTCGACTATCCGATCGTCTCGGGCAACGTCTCGCTCTACAACGAATCGAAGGCCACCGGCGGCGGTTCGGCGATCCTGCCCACGCCCGCCATCGGCGGCGTCGGCCTGCTCGCGGACCATGACAAGATGGCCACCATCGCCTTCAAGAACGAAGGCGACGGCATCTTCCTGATCGGCGCACCCAAGGGCCGCCTCGGCACCCACCTCGGCCAGTCACTGTGGCTGCGCGAGATTCAGGGCCGTGAAGCAGGCGAAGCGCCCAAGGTCGATCTGGGCGACGAGCGTGACCACGGCGAGATCGTCCGTGGCTGGGTCCGCCGCGACAAGGTGACGGCAGTGCATGACATTTCGGACGGCGGCCTGGTGGTCGCGCTGGCCGAAATGGCGCTCTCGGGCAACATCGGCTGCACCCTCGACGTCGAACTGACAACGCCAGGCGATGCCTTCGGTGAAGATCAGGGCCGCTACCTCGCGACTGCACCTGCCGGGACGCACCTCGACGGCGCGGTG of the Novosphingobium sp. 9 genome contains:
- the purL gene encoding phosphoribosylformylglycinamidine synthase subunit PurL → MTQITPDVVEAHGLNPEEYERVLNALGREPNLVELGIFSVMWSEHCSYKSSRFHLKKLPTKASWVICGPGENAGVIDIGDGQAAIFKMESHNHPSYIEPYQGAATGVGGILRDVFTMGARPVANMNALRFGRPDHPKMKHLVQGVVAGIGGYGNCVGVPTVGGETNFHKAYDGNILVNAMTVGVAETDKIFYSAATGLGNPIVYVGSKTGRDGIHGATMASADFGDDIDQKRPTVQVGDPFVEKLLIEACLELMATDAIVAIQDMGAAGLTSSSVEMASKGGAGIRLNMNAVPCREEGMTPYEMMLSESQERMLMVLKPGKEAMAQAIFSKWELDFAVIGEVTDTGHMVLEFDGEVVCDIPLGPLADDAPEYERPYISREEYKVWAQVPALGEIPETTDVAADLLTLIGSADLASRRWIFEQYDSQVGADTMQKSGGDAAVVRIHGTQKALAISTDCSPRYCYADPYEGGKQAVAETYRNICAVGGLPMAITNCLNFANPQRPEIMAQIVGCLGGMAEACRALDYPIVSGNVSLYNESKATGGGSAILPTPAIGGVGLLADHDKMATIAFKNEGDGIFLIGAPKGRLGTHLGQSLWLREIQGREAGEAPKVDLGDERDHGEIVRGWVRRDKVTAVHDISDGGLVVALAEMALSGNIGCTLDVELTTPGDAFGEDQGRYLATAPAGTHLDGAVRIGTVGGTSVVGVELTALREANEAFFRDWMDA